A window of Mucilaginibacter sp. PAMC 26640 contains these coding sequences:
- a CDS encoding oxidoreductase, which translates to MLQISQLYIYPIKSLGGIALDAAQLTNRGLQHDRRWMLIDENNRFLSQRENLQMALLKTEMAKGGIRVTYAPDASEILIPFLPQTNELLEVIIWDDTCAAALVSPAVDAWFTQKLNMPARLVYMPDNTERQTDLRYTEKGTFTSFSDGYPMLIIGQASLDDLNSRMPEPLPIERFRPNIVFAGGEPYSEDTMKHVEAGGVNMYGVKLCSRCVMTTIDQNNATKGKEPSKTLAKYRLRNHKIYFGQNLVHSGEGILSVGDVLTVLQRHTEERFFIGKVQTT; encoded by the coding sequence ATGCTTCAAATCAGCCAGCTATACATATATCCCATTAAATCTCTGGGCGGAATTGCGCTCGATGCTGCACAACTCACCAACCGGGGTCTGCAGCATGATCGCCGCTGGATGCTGATTGATGAAAACAACAGGTTTCTATCCCAAAGGGAAAACCTGCAAATGGCTTTGTTAAAAACTGAAATGGCTAAGGGTGGTATCAGGGTGACTTATGCACCCGATGCATCGGAGATACTCATCCCCTTTTTGCCGCAAACTAACGAATTGCTTGAAGTAATTATTTGGGACGATACCTGCGCCGCTGCATTGGTGAGCCCGGCAGTAGATGCTTGGTTTACACAAAAATTAAATATGCCGGCGCGATTAGTATATATGCCGGATAACACCGAGCGGCAAACCGATCTGCGGTATACCGAAAAAGGCACCTTTACATCATTTTCTGATGGCTATCCAATGCTGATCATCGGGCAGGCATCGTTGGACGATCTTAACAGCCGCATGCCCGAACCGCTCCCAATAGAGCGTTTCCGGCCAAACATTGTTTTTGCCGGGGGTGAGCCGTATAGCGAGGATACAATGAAACATGTTGAAGCTGGCGGTGTAAATATGTACGGTGTAAAGCTTTGTTCGCGGTGCGTGATGACCACGATAGATCAAAATAATGCTACCAAAGGCAAGGAACCCTCAAAAACGCTGGCTAAATATCGCCTCCGTAATCACAAAATTTACTTTGGGCAAAACCTGGTGCATAGTGGCGAAGGAATCCTAAGCGTTGGTGATGTGTTAACCGTTTTGCAAAGGCATACTGAAGAGCGGTTTTTTATTGGAAAAGTGCAAACAACTTAA
- a CDS encoding GMC family oxidoreductase has translation MLADTTNLNLKARANNTYDAIVVGSGISGGWAAKELSERGLKTLMLERGRNFEHIKDYKTANNNPWDFPHRGNVTLEQRKQRPVISRNWGAVEQVMDYWTDEQASPYTEIKPFNWWRSYQLGGRSILWGRQSYRWSDFDFEANAKDGWAIDWPIRYKDLAPWYDHAEKFAGISGSMEGIPQLPDGHFLPPMDMNWVERVAASIKKKFGRHMIIGRAANLTQAIPGRTACQFRNRCWEGCPFGGYFSTQSSTLPAALATGNLTVRPQSIVTKVLYDKDSKKATGVEVLDAETNKTYEFYAKVVFVNASALNSAWVLMNSATDIWPDGLGSSSGELGHNIMDHHYNLGASGTMEGYDDKYYYGRRANGVYVVRFANLFNDKRDYLRGFGYQGGASRQGWSRNIAEYNIGGQFKDALAEPGDWQMGIGGFGELLPYHDNKITLDKTRKDKWGLPILAMDAEIKDNEKKMRIDIVKEAKAMLEAAGVKNIETHDKGHNVGDGIHEMGTARMGHDPKTSVLNKHNQVWDAQNVFVTDGACMVSSACQNPSLTYMALTARAANFAADELKKGNLG, from the coding sequence ATGTTAGCAGATACCACCAATTTAAACCTAAAGGCCAGGGCCAATAATACCTATGATGCCATTGTAGTAGGGTCAGGCATTAGCGGGGGATGGGCAGCCAAAGAATTAAGCGAACGAGGTCTTAAAACCCTGATGCTGGAGCGTGGCCGTAATTTTGAACATATAAAAGATTATAAAACAGCAAATAATAATCCATGGGACTTTCCGCACCGCGGCAACGTTACCCTTGAACAGCGTAAGCAGCGCCCGGTTATATCCCGCAACTGGGGAGCGGTAGAACAGGTAATGGATTACTGGACCGACGAGCAAGCCTCCCCCTATACAGAAATAAAACCTTTCAACTGGTGGCGTTCATACCAATTGGGTGGCCGCTCCATATTATGGGGGCGCCAAAGTTACCGCTGGAGTGATTTTGACTTTGAAGCCAACGCGAAAGACGGCTGGGCCATTGATTGGCCGATTAGGTATAAGGACCTTGCGCCATGGTATGATCATGCGGAAAAATTTGCCGGCATCAGTGGTTCAATGGAAGGCATCCCGCAATTGCCGGATGGGCATTTTTTGCCGCCGATGGATATGAACTGGGTAGAGCGTGTGGCAGCCAGCATTAAAAAGAAATTTGGCAGGCATATGATTATTGGCAGGGCGGCAAATTTAACTCAGGCCATTCCGGGCAGAACGGCCTGCCAGTTCAGAAACCGGTGCTGGGAAGGTTGCCCTTTTGGTGGTTATTTTAGCACGCAGTCATCCACCTTACCCGCTGCATTGGCAACAGGTAACCTAACGGTTAGGCCCCAATCCATCGTAACCAAAGTTTTGTATGATAAAGACAGCAAGAAAGCTACCGGGGTGGAGGTACTGGACGCCGAAACCAATAAAACTTATGAGTTTTACGCAAAGGTGGTGTTTGTAAATGCCTCGGCTTTAAACAGCGCGTGGGTACTTATGAACTCGGCAACAGATATTTGGCCAGACGGACTTGGGAGCAGCAGCGGCGAACTCGGGCACAATATTATGGATCATCATTACAACCTGGGTGCCAGTGGAACGATGGAAGGATATGATGATAAATACTATTACGGCAGGCGGGCCAATGGCGTTTACGTAGTACGTTTTGCTAACCTCTTTAATGATAAACGTGATTACCTGCGCGGGTTTGGTTACCAGGGTGGTGCAAGCAGGCAGGGATGGAGCCGCAATATTGCGGAATATAATATAGGCGGACAGTTTAAGGACGCGTTGGCCGAACCCGGCGACTGGCAAATGGGCATCGGCGGGTTTGGTGAACTGTTGCCCTACCATGATAATAAGATTACCCTGGATAAAACGCGCAAAGACAAATGGGGGCTGCCTATACTAGCGATGGATGCCGAGATAAAGGATAATGAGAAGAAGATGCGTATCGATATTGTTAAGGAAGCCAAAGCCATGCTGGAAGCTGCAGGTGTTAAGAATATTGAAACGCACGACAAAGGCCATAATGTAGGCGATGGGATCCATGAAATGGGTACCGCCAGGATGGGCCACGATCCTAAAACTTCGGTGTTGAACAAGCACAACCAGGTGTGGGATGCGCAGAATGTGTTTGTAACCGATGGCGCCTGTATGGTATCATCGGCCTGCCAAAACCCTTCGCTCACCTACATGGCCCTAACAGCCAGGGCCGCAAATTTTGCAGCCGATGAGCTAAAGAAAGGTAATTTGGGGTAA
- a CDS encoding phosphoribosylpyrophosphate synthetase, translating into MKNFETLVDATNDLMKRGYEANLSLEGDTIDDKSKDLHMTADDFEIDEFYRFEGQSNPSDMSIVYAISSAKYNLKGILVNAYGMYANDSSSAIQAKLHHNQVSDNLHGSDRPTE; encoded by the coding sequence ATGAAAAATTTTGAAACTTTAGTGGATGCCACTAACGATTTAATGAAAAGAGGATACGAAGCCAACCTGAGTTTGGAGGGAGATACCATAGATGATAAATCAAAGGATCTGCATATGACTGCCGACGATTTTGAAATAGATGAGTTTTACCGATTTGAGGGCCAAAGCAATCCATCAGATATGTCTATTGTTTATGCCATCAGTTCCGCTAAATACAATTTGAAAGGTATTTTGGTAAATGCGTACGGTATGTATGCAAACGATAGTTCATCAGCTATCCAGGCGAAATTACACCATAACCAGGTGAGCGATAACCTTCACGGCAGCGACAGGCCGACGGAGTAG
- a CDS encoding peptidase M16 translates to MVKFNRFTLDNGLRVIVHEDSTTPMAVLNILYDVGARDEDPEQTGFAHLFEHLMFGGSVNIPNYDGPLQRVGGENNAFTSNDITNYYITLPSANLETAFWLESDRMLNLAFSEKSLEVQRNVVIEEFKQRYLNQPYGDVWLKLRPMVYKQHPYRWATIGKTIKHIEDARIEDVKAFFKKHYNPQNAIMVVGGDVKTDAIKAMAEKWFGPIPAGDKYNRNLPQEETQHEERRDTVTAKVPLNDVYIAFQMEGRGDEAFYVVELMSDILSRGNSSRLYKSLVKDKQLFSEVHAYITSSMDKGMFVLEGKPLENVTIEQAEAALWLELENLKNEEVPADELTKVKNKTESTMVFSEMSLLDKAMNLAYYELMGDAEDFNNEIGKYLAVTPAEIKEQANKLFRKDNSSTLIYLAEQMEMSSESELTELEN, encoded by the coding sequence ATGGTTAAATTCAACCGATTTACACTGGATAATGGTCTTAGGGTTATTGTTCACGAAGATAGTACCACGCCAATGGCGGTGCTCAACATCCTTTATGATGTAGGTGCACGAGACGAAGATCCCGAGCAAACCGGCTTTGCCCACTTGTTTGAACACCTGATGTTCGGCGGATCTGTAAATATTCCAAATTACGATGGCCCCCTGCAACGGGTAGGTGGTGAGAACAATGCTTTCACCAGCAATGATATTACTAATTATTATATCACCCTGCCGTCGGCCAACCTGGAAACCGCATTCTGGCTGGAAAGCGACCGAATGCTGAACCTTGCCTTTAGCGAAAAAAGCCTGGAAGTACAGCGCAACGTGGTGATAGAGGAATTTAAACAGCGTTACCTCAATCAGCCTTATGGCGATGTATGGTTAAAACTGCGGCCAATGGTTTACAAGCAGCATCCATACCGTTGGGCAACCATCGGCAAAACCATAAAACACATTGAGGATGCCAGGATTGAGGATGTAAAAGCCTTCTTCAAAAAACACTATAACCCGCAAAATGCGATCATGGTAGTTGGCGGCGATGTGAAAACGGACGCCATAAAAGCCATGGCCGAAAAATGGTTCGGGCCGATCCCTGCCGGTGACAAATACAACCGTAACCTGCCTCAGGAAGAAACCCAGCATGAAGAACGCAGAGATACCGTTACGGCGAAAGTGCCGCTGAATGATGTTTATATCGCTTTCCAGATGGAAGGCAGGGGTGATGAAGCTTTCTACGTAGTAGAGTTAATGTCGGATATCCTGTCGCGCGGCAATTCATCGCGACTGTATAAAAGTTTGGTGAAGGATAAACAGCTTTTCAGCGAGGTGCACGCGTATATTACCAGCAGCATGGACAAAGGCATGTTTGTGCTGGAAGGTAAGCCATTGGAAAATGTTACTATCGAGCAAGCCGAAGCAGCTTTATGGCTGGAACTGGAAAACCTCAAAAATGAGGAAGTGCCTGCCGATGAACTAACTAAGGTGAAGAATAAAACTGAATCAACCATGGTTTTTTCAGAGATGTCGCTTTTGGATAAGGCTATGAACCTGGCTTACTATGAGCTTATGGGTGATGCCGAAGATTTTAACAACGAAATTGGCAAATACCTGGCGGTAACACCGGCAGAAATCAAAGAGCAGGCCAATAAATTGTTCCGGAAAGACAATTCTTCCACCCTGATTTATTTGGCAGAGCAAATGGAAATGTCGTCTGAATCAGAATTAACAGAATTAGAGAATTAA
- a CDS encoding peptidase M16, which produces MTELNRTEAPAFNGVDNITLIKPEHQKLANGCNVFSFNSGGQDLVRIEWIFKNLRFDPKKPLLNVATNTMLTDGTGKMNAAQIADTIDFYGAFLQVDYSYDISHITLYTLTKHLASTLPVIKDIITNSIFPERELETYVRNQQQKLQVSLQKNDFVARRAFNKALNGETIYGLAAEPEDFKSLTRDDLVAHFKQMYQPANCTMVIAGKTDGSDYQLLVDTFENGWDNQPDAADISQPVVNSSQEKFFYTEKKDALQSAIRIGTPFINRTHPDFPAVQVLNTVLGGYFGSRLMANIREDKGYTYGIGSGITSFNHTGSFFIATEVGADVCRSAMAEIEKEINLLKEELIPVEELSLVRNYMLGSLLGSLENVLSHADKFKSLYFAGLDYDYYDRYTETVKNITSQQLKELAKQYWDFDAFVKVIVGKY; this is translated from the coding sequence ATGACAGAACTCAACAGAACAGAGGCTCCTGCTTTTAACGGAGTCGACAATATAACCTTAATCAAACCCGAGCATCAAAAGCTGGCTAATGGCTGTAATGTTTTTTCATTCAACTCCGGCGGGCAGGACCTGGTGCGGATTGAATGGATCTTCAAAAATCTGCGCTTCGATCCAAAAAAGCCCTTGTTAAATGTGGCTACCAATACCATGCTTACTGATGGCACCGGGAAAATGAATGCTGCGCAGATAGCTGACACCATTGATTTTTATGGTGCTTTTTTACAGGTGGATTACAGCTACGATATTTCGCATATCACCCTCTACACTTTAACCAAGCATTTGGCATCTACGCTGCCGGTTATAAAAGACATCATCACCAATTCAATTTTTCCGGAGCGGGAGCTGGAGACTTATGTTCGTAACCAGCAGCAAAAGTTACAGGTGAGCCTGCAAAAGAATGATTTTGTTGCAAGGAGGGCGTTTAACAAAGCGCTTAACGGTGAAACTATTTACGGACTAGCCGCCGAGCCGGAAGACTTTAAAAGCCTTACCCGCGACGACCTGGTGGCGCACTTCAAACAAATGTACCAGCCGGCTAATTGTACAATGGTTATTGCCGGTAAAACGGATGGTTCCGACTATCAACTGCTCGTAGATACCTTTGAAAACGGTTGGGATAACCAACCTGATGCTGCAGATATTTCGCAGCCGGTGGTAAACTCTTCGCAGGAGAAATTCTTTTACACTGAGAAGAAAGACGCTCTGCAATCAGCTATACGGATCGGGACGCCTTTTATTAACCGCACACATCCGGACTTTCCAGCTGTGCAGGTATTGAACACTGTTTTGGGCGGTTATTTTGGCTCACGACTAATGGCTAATATCCGCGAAGATAAAGGGTATACCTATGGGATAGGTTCAGGCATCACCTCCTTTAACCATACCGGTTCGTTTTTCATTGCCACAGAAGTAGGTGCTGATGTGTGCCGGTCTGCCATGGCGGAAATTGAAAAAGAGATCAACCTGTTAAAAGAAGAACTGATCCCGGTAGAAGAGCTATCGCTGGTTCGGAACTATATGCTGGGTTCGCTATTGGGCAGCCTGGAAAATGTACTCTCCCACGCTGATAAATTCAAGAGCCTGTATTTTGCCGGTTTAGATTACGATTATTACGACAGGTACACCGAAACGGTGAAGAACATCACCTCGCAGCAATTGAAAGAACTGGCTAAACAATATTGGGATTTTGATGCGTTTGTAAAAGTGATCGTTGGTAAATATTGA
- a CDS encoding IMP dehydrogenase (catalyzes the synthesis of xanthosine monophosphate by the NAD+ dependent oxidation of inosine monophosphate): protein MQLDPSKFVAEGLTYDDVLLLPAYSEVLPREVNTSTFLTKSIRLNIPIISAAMDTVTEAGLAIAIAQAGGIGMLHKNMTIQQQADEVRKVKRSESGMIQDPVTLLEDALLSDAVNIMREYSIGGIPVIDAEHKLKGIITNRDLRFQKDLTVPVSEVMTKTNLIIAPEGTDLTEAANILQANKIEKLPVVNDHGTLVGLITYKDIQKVKNFPNACKDQYGRLRVGAAVGVASDNIDRVTALYNAGVDVITVDTAHGHSKGVIEMVKAVKALYPTLQVIAGNIATADAAIALADAGADAVKVGIGPGSICTTRIIAGVGVPQLYAVYECAKALEGRGVPVIADGGIKQTGDIVKAIAAGASSIMAGSLFAGVEESPGETIIYEGRKFKSYRGMGSVEAMAKGSKDRYFQDETDVVTKLVPEGIVGRVPFKGNMAEVIFQYIGGLRAGMHYCGAANIEDLQRAKFVRITAAGMRESHPHDITITKEAPNYTR, encoded by the coding sequence ATGCAGTTAGACCCATCCAAATTTGTTGCCGAAGGATTAACTTACGACGACGTTTTATTACTCCCCGCTTATTCTGAAGTATTACCGCGCGAAGTTAACACGAGCACTTTTCTAACGAAAAGTATCCGTTTAAACATTCCTATTATTTCGGCTGCAATGGATACCGTTACCGAAGCTGGTTTGGCTATTGCCATAGCGCAGGCGGGCGGTATTGGTATGCTGCACAAAAACATGACCATACAGCAACAGGCTGACGAGGTTCGTAAAGTGAAACGTTCTGAAAGCGGGATGATCCAGGATCCGGTTACCTTGCTGGAAGATGCACTGTTATCGGATGCCGTTAACATCATGCGCGAGTATAGCATCGGCGGTATACCGGTTATTGATGCCGAGCATAAGCTCAAGGGCATTATTACCAACCGCGATCTTCGCTTCCAAAAAGACCTTACCGTTCCGGTAAGCGAGGTGATGACCAAAACTAACCTCATCATCGCACCGGAAGGAACCGATCTTACCGAAGCCGCAAATATTCTGCAAGCCAACAAAATTGAGAAACTACCGGTTGTAAATGATCATGGCACCCTGGTAGGCCTCATAACCTATAAAGATATTCAAAAAGTTAAGAACTTTCCTAACGCTTGTAAAGACCAGTACGGCCGTTTACGTGTTGGGGCTGCTGTTGGTGTTGCCTCAGATAATATCGACCGGGTAACGGCCCTGTATAACGCCGGTGTGGATGTTATTACCGTAGATACCGCTCATGGTCACTCAAAAGGTGTTATCGAGATGGTAAAAGCAGTTAAAGCATTATACCCAACCTTACAGGTCATCGCCGGTAACATTGCCACTGCCGATGCTGCAATTGCCCTTGCCGATGCAGGTGCTGATGCCGTTAAAGTTGGTATTGGTCCGGGTTCTATTTGTACTACCCGCATCATCGCCGGGGTAGGTGTACCACAATTATACGCCGTTTACGAATGCGCCAAAGCACTGGAGGGCCGCGGCGTTCCGGTTATTGCCGATGGCGGGATCAAGCAAACGGGTGACATTGTAAAGGCTATTGCTGCCGGTGCAAGTTCTATTATGGCGGGTTCGTTATTTGCAGGTGTGGAGGAATCGCCCGGCGAAACCATTATTTACGAAGGACGTAAGTTTAAATCATACCGTGGTATGGGTTCGGTAGAAGCCATGGCAAAAGGATCTAAGGATCGTTATTTCCAGGATGAGACCGACGTAGTAACCAAACTGGTACCAGAAGGTATTGTGGGCCGCGTACCGTTTAAAGGTAATATGGCCGAGGTGATCTTCCAATACATTGGTGGTCTACGTGCCGGGATGCATTATTGCGGTGCCGCGAACATTGAAGACCTGCAACGTGCCAAATTTGTACGCATCACTGCAGCCGGTATGCGTGAAAGCCACCCACACGACATTACGATAACAAAAGAAGCTCCTAATTATACAAGATAA
- a CDS encoding Rossman fold protein, TIGR00730 family has translation MKSLCVFCGANFNGDPVLKQNIDQLAELMVSRGIQLVFGGGRVGVMGLLADAVLSRGGRAVGIIPQFLMDKEVGHSGLTELHIVDNMHQRKQMMNDLCDAIVMLPGGFGTLEEFFEVLTWLQLGLHNHPVGILNTGGFYDHLLQQMDVMVAQRYLKPANRQLVLSSADPIELINLMDNIDIKPDDVWFKDRNLT, from the coding sequence ATGAAATCCCTTTGCGTTTTTTGTGGTGCCAACTTTAACGGCGACCCTGTTTTAAAGCAAAATATCGATCAACTGGCCGAATTGATGGTTAGTCGCGGCATTCAGTTGGTGTTCGGCGGCGGCAGAGTAGGCGTGATGGGTTTGCTGGCCGATGCGGTGCTGAGCAGGGGTGGCCGGGCGGTTGGTATTATTCCGCAATTTTTGATGGATAAGGAAGTTGGCCACAGCGGTTTAACAGAATTGCACATTGTCGATAACATGCACCAGCGCAAGCAAATGATGAACGATCTTTGCGATGCCATAGTTATGTTACCCGGTGGTTTTGGCACCCTCGAAGAGTTTTTTGAAGTGCTTACCTGGTTACAGCTCGGCTTGCACAATCACCCGGTTGGTATCTTGAATACAGGTGGTTTTTATGACCACTTGCTGCAGCAAATGGATGTTATGGTAGCGCAGCGCTATCTTAAACCGGCTAACCGCCAGTTGGTATTAAGCTCTGCCGACCCGATTGAGCTTATTAACCTGATGGATAATATTGATATAAAACCTGATGACGTTTGGTTTAAAGACCGGAATTTAACGTAA
- a CDS encoding methylcrotonoyl-CoA carboxylase, whose translation MDLEFNKNEDVNKQLVYEFNTKLKKIFLGGGEKAAAKQKEKGKMLARERVAYLIDADKPWLEVGAFTADGMYAEHGGCPSGGVVCGIGYVSGRQCVIVANDATVKAGAWFPITAKKNLRAQEIAMENRLPIIYLVDSAGVYLPLQDEIFPDKEHFGRIFRNNAQMSSMGIIQIAAIMGSCVAGGAYLPIMSDEAMIVEGTGSVFLAGSYLVKSAIGEDVDNETLGGATTQCEISGVTDYKHPNDKACLDAIRNIMNKVGDYNKAGFDRIKASAPKLNQKDIYGILPDNREKAYDMREIILRLIDDSEFGEYKTGYGQSIICGLARIEGWAVGIVANQRKVIKSKKGEMQFGGVIYSDSADKATRFIMNCNQKKIPLVFLQDVTGFMVGSRSEHGGIIKDGAKMVNAVANSVVPKFTIVIGNSYGAGNYAMCGKAYDPRLIYAWPSAKIAVMGGAQAAKVLVQMQSAGLKAKGEEIDDVKEAELLKQTTDRYNAQTTPYYAAARLWVDGIIDPLDTRKVISMGIEAANHAPIEKAFNVGIIQT comes from the coding sequence ATGGATCTGGAATTCAATAAAAATGAGGATGTTAACAAACAACTTGTTTACGAATTTAATACCAAGCTGAAGAAGATCTTCCTGGGTGGTGGCGAAAAGGCCGCGGCCAAGCAAAAGGAAAAAGGCAAAATGCTGGCCCGCGAACGCGTTGCTTACCTGATAGATGCGGATAAACCCTGGCTGGAAGTGGGTGCCTTTACGGCTGATGGCATGTATGCCGAGCACGGCGGCTGCCCGAGCGGGGGGGTTGTTTGCGGTATCGGTTACGTAAGTGGCAGGCAGTGTGTGATTGTTGCCAATGATGCTACGGTAAAAGCCGGTGCCTGGTTCCCGATAACAGCCAAGAAAAATCTGCGCGCTCAGGAGATTGCCATGGAAAACCGCTTGCCCATAATTTACCTGGTAGATTCGGCAGGGGTGTACCTGCCTTTGCAAGATGAGATCTTTCCGGACAAAGAGCATTTCGGTCGTATATTTCGCAACAACGCGCAGATGAGCAGCATGGGCATCATCCAGATAGCAGCTATTATGGGTTCCTGCGTTGCCGGGGGCGCATACCTGCCTATCATGAGCGATGAGGCCATGATCGTTGAAGGTACCGGTTCGGTTTTCCTGGCGGGATCATACCTGGTAAAATCTGCCATTGGCGAGGATGTGGATAACGAAACACTGGGTGGTGCTACCACGCAATGCGAGATCAGCGGTGTTACCGACTACAAGCATCCCAACGATAAAGCCTGCCTGGATGCTATCCGCAATATCATGAACAAGGTTGGCGATTATAATAAAGCAGGGTTCGACCGTATCAAAGCCTCCGCTCCAAAACTCAACCAAAAAGATATCTACGGCATCTTGCCGGATAACCGTGAAAAGGCTTACGATATGCGCGAGATCATCTTGAGGCTCATCGATGACTCCGAATTTGGGGAATATAAAACAGGTTACGGTCAGTCAATAATTTGCGGGCTTGCCCGGATAGAGGGCTGGGCAGTTGGCATTGTTGCCAACCAGCGCAAAGTGATTAAGTCTAAAAAAGGCGAAATGCAGTTTGGCGGCGTAATTTATTCAGACAGTGCCGATAAAGCCACCCGATTTATCATGAACTGTAACCAAAAGAAGATCCCGCTGGTATTTTTGCAGGATGTTACCGGCTTTATGGTGGGCAGCCGCAGCGAGCATGGCGGCATTATAAAAGATGGTGCAAAAATGGTGAATGCAGTTGCCAATTCTGTTGTGCCGAAATTCACCATCGTGATAGGGAATTCTTACGGAGCAGGTAACTACGCCATGTGCGGCAAAGCGTATGATCCGCGATTGATCTACGCCTGGCCTTCTGCTAAAATAGCGGTTATGGGTGGCGCGCAGGCTGCGAAGGTTTTGGTGCAGATGCAGTCGGCAGGATTAAAAGCTAAAGGCGAGGAGATTGATGACGTTAAGGAAGCGGAATTACTTAAACAAACTACCGACAGGTATAACGCCCAAACCACACCCTATTATGCCGCAGCCAGGCTTTGGGTAGATGGTATCATCGATCCGCTGGATACCCGCAAGGTGATCTCGATGGGTATAGAGGCAGCTAACCACGCGCCAATTGAGAAGGCCTTTAATGTAGGAATTATACAGACCTAG
- a CDS encoding dipeptidase — protein sequence MKKLLLPFLLFAALKLSAQDVERIHQKAILVDTHNDILSNELITKQDAGKLQTNGNFDLVRAKTGGLDVQVFSIWCGDQYGNGTAYAFANREIDSLQALINRNPDKMMLVTNAKDLKKAVKQKKLAAMVGVEGGHMIEDRVDYIDSLVKRGMCYLTLTWNNSTSWATSARDESLHGDTLPHKGLTELGKQIVRKLNKEGVMIDLSHPGEQTFKDVMALTTKPVIASHSCVYALNPHRRNLKDEQLKAIAANGGVVFVNFYSGFVDNSYEAKHAVFMARHKAQFDSLRVVYNDYDLASIRLNALNKTEADQLRPPLSMLIKHIDYMVKMMGIEHVGIGSDFDGAESYPLGLDSVTDYIKITAELLKIGYSEKDIDKILGGNFIRVLKANKGK from the coding sequence ATGAAAAAACTATTGCTGCCGTTTTTACTGTTTGCTGCGTTAAAACTTTCGGCGCAGGATGTGGAAAGGATCCATCAAAAAGCGATCCTGGTTGATACCCATAATGATATCCTCTCTAATGAGCTGATCACCAAACAGGATGCGGGTAAATTACAAACTAATGGCAATTTTGATTTGGTACGCGCTAAAACCGGTGGACTGGATGTACAGGTATTTTCCATCTGGTGCGGCGATCAGTATGGCAATGGTACCGCCTACGCTTTCGCTAACAGGGAGATCGACTCACTCCAGGCGCTGATCAACCGCAATCCGGATAAGATGATGCTGGTTACCAACGCTAAGGATCTAAAGAAAGCAGTAAAGCAAAAAAAGCTGGCTGCGATGGTTGGCGTAGAAGGCGGCCACATGATAGAAGACCGGGTGGATTACATTGATAGCCTGGTAAAACGCGGGATGTGCTACCTTACCTTAACCTGGAACAACAGCACCAGCTGGGCAACGTCGGCACGGGATGAAAGCCTCCACGGCGATACCCTGCCACACAAAGGCTTAACCGAACTGGGAAAGCAGATAGTTCGAAAATTAAATAAGGAAGGGGTGATGATCGATCTTTCGCATCCCGGCGAGCAAACTTTCAAAGATGTGATGGCTTTAACCACCAAGCCGGTAATTGCTTCGCATAGTTGCGTTTATGCTTTGAACCCGCACCGGCGTAATTTAAAAGATGAACAACTAAAGGCCATTGCTGCTAATGGCGGCGTGGTGTTTGTGAATTTTTACAGCGGTTTTGTAGATAATAGCTATGAGGCTAAGCATGCCGTGTTTATGGCAAGGCACAAAGCGCAGTTCGACTCTTTAAGGGTGGTCTACAACGACTATGACCTGGCCAGTATCCGTCTTAACGCACTCAACAAAACAGAGGCCGATCAGCTGCGCCCACCATTAAGTATGCTGATCAAGCACATCGATTACATGGTGAAGATGATGGGGATTGAGCACGTAGGGATTGGTTCTGATTTCGACGGTGCAGAGTCCTATCCGCTTGGGCTGGATAGCGTTACCGATTATATTAAGATCACCGCTGAATTGTTAAAGATTGGTTATTCGGAAAAAGATATTGATAAGATTTTAGGCGGTAATTTCATCAGGGTACTGAAAGCGAATAAGGGGAAGTAA